A single window of Ignavibacteriota bacterium DNA harbors:
- a CDS encoding MFS transporter — translation MKNISKTVWILSVVSLFTDTASEMLYPIMPIYLKSIGFSILLIGILEGIAEASAGLSKGYFGKASDHYGKRVPFVQLGYSLSAISKPLLAFFTNPFWVFFTRTLDRLGKGIRTGARDAILSAEATKETKGKVFGFHRSMDTLGAVLGPLLALIYLHFYPENYSTLFFLAFIPGVLAIISTLLLKEKKVVQNSANKNLSFFSFINYWSDSPKNYKKLSVGLLFFALFNSSDVFLLLKVKESLNSDQAVIGIYIFYNLVYAVFSFPLGILADKIGLKNIFMLGIVSFSIVYFGMALYNNLYFFFLMFFIYGIYAAATEGISKAWITNIVDKKDAATAVGTYSAFQSICALAASTFAGFIWFKYNSTVTFIITGIISVLVLVYFLIVFKNNKVNKTITA, via the coding sequence ATGAAAAATATTTCAAAGACCGTTTGGATACTGTCAGTTGTAAGTTTATTTACCGATACCGCCAGCGAAATGCTGTATCCGATTATGCCGATATATCTTAAATCAATTGGATTTTCAATTCTGCTTATCGGAATTCTAGAAGGAATTGCCGAAGCATCCGCGGGATTAAGTAAAGGTTATTTTGGAAAAGCCTCCGATCATTACGGTAAAAGAGTTCCATTCGTTCAATTAGGTTATTCATTAAGCGCAATATCAAAACCATTATTGGCATTTTTTACAAATCCTTTTTGGGTTTTCTTTACAAGAACTTTGGACAGATTAGGAAAAGGAATAAGAACCGGCGCTAGAGACGCAATATTATCTGCCGAAGCGACAAAAGAAACAAAAGGAAAAGTTTTCGGATTTCATAGATCTATGGATACTTTAGGAGCGGTTTTAGGTCCGCTTTTAGCTTTAATATATTTACATTTTTATCCTGAAAATTACTCAACATTATTTTTTCTCGCGTTTATTCCAGGAGTATTAGCAATTATCTCAACACTTTTATTGAAAGAAAAAAAAGTAGTTCAAAACTCTGCTAACAAAAACCTTTCCTTTTTTTCCTTTATAAATTATTGGTCAGACAGTCCCAAAAATTATAAAAAATTAAGTGTTGGATTATTATTTTTTGCCCTTTTTAACAGCTCAGATGTTTTCCTTCTGCTTAAAGTAAAAGAGTCATTAAACAGTGACCAAGCAGTTATAGGCATTTATATTTTTTATAATTTAGTTTACGCGGTTTTTTCATTTCCATTGGGAATTTTAGCAGATAAAATTGGACTTAAAAATATTTTCATGCTCGGAATTGTTTCTTTTTCAATTGTCTATTTTGGAATGGCTTTATATAATAATTTATACTTCTTTTTTTTAATGTTTTTTATATACGGAATTTATGCGGCGGCAACGGAAGGAATTTCAAAAGCATGGATTACTAATATAGTAGATAAAAAAGATGCCGCAACGGCTGTTGGAACTTACTCTGCGTTTCAAAGTATTTGCGCATTGGCAGCAAGTACATTTGCCGGTTTTATTTGGTTTAAATATAATTCTACGGTAACATTTATTATTACCGGCATTATATCAGTTTTAGTATTAGTTTATTTTTTAATCGTATTTAAAAACAATAAAGTAAATAAAACAATTACAGCATAA
- a CDS encoding sigma-54-dependent Fis family transcriptional regulator has protein sequence MTSLLNPSKPILLVDDEEHFLTSAELVLNSNRFTNIESCVESTKVLDLLKLKEYSLIALDINMPNISGKELLPKILENYPEIPVIIITAINDVESAVECMKLGAFDYLVKPIDDERFITSVKRGLYFSNVRNENLRLKESLFKDKLEFPQAFSEIITNSTKMISIFKYIEAISRTNLPVLVTGETGVGKELIAKAIHKISGREGEMVSLNVAGVDDNLFSDTLFGHKKGAFTGAEKDRKGLIEHAENGSLFLDEIGDLSIESQVKLLRLLQDGKYYPLGSDVAKLSNARIIVATHKDLDRMKDDDTFRKDLYYRLKAHHVHIPPLRERKEDIPILISHFLTTASNTLNKKRPASPKQLYTILTNYSFPGNVRELEGIIFDAVSRHSSGILSLESIRDKTIGTEDDIASNNVKSVNENFSDSIIFTSQFPTFRNAELLMIKEALKRSDNNQTIAAQLLGITRRALNNRIQRLKEKDTDIFE, from the coding sequence ATGACATCATTGTTAAATCCATCAAAACCAATTTTATTAGTTGATGACGAAGAACATTTTTTAACTTCCGCCGAATTAGTTTTAAACTCAAACAGATTCACCAATATTGAAAGCTGCGTTGAAAGCACAAAGGTTTTGGATTTGCTGAAATTAAAAGAATATTCATTAATTGCGCTTGATATTAATATGCCGAATATTTCGGGCAAAGAGCTTCTTCCTAAAATTCTTGAGAACTATCCCGAAATTCCTGTAATTATAATAACCGCAATAAATGATGTTGAGAGTGCCGTTGAATGTATGAAATTGGGAGCATTTGATTATTTGGTAAAGCCAATTGACGACGAAAGGTTTATTACTTCAGTTAAGCGCGGGCTGTACTTTTCAAATGTAAGAAATGAGAACTTACGATTAAAAGAATCATTGTTCAAAGACAAATTGGAATTTCCTCAAGCATTTTCAGAGATAATAACAAACAGTACAAAAATGATATCGATATTTAAATATATTGAAGCGATATCCAGGACCAATCTGCCGGTTTTAGTTACAGGCGAGACCGGAGTGGGGAAAGAATTAATTGCAAAAGCAATCCATAAAATTAGCGGAAGAGAAGGCGAAATGGTTTCGCTTAATGTTGCCGGAGTTGATGATAATCTTTTTTCGGATACTTTATTTGGACATAAAAAAGGCGCGTTTACCGGCGCCGAAAAAGATAGAAAGGGACTAATAGAACACGCGGAAAACGGAAGTTTATTTTTAGATGAAATCGGCGACCTAAGCATCGAATCGCAAGTTAAGCTTTTGCGTTTGCTTCAAGACGGAAAATATTATCCTTTGGGATCAGACGTTGCAAAACTTTCAAATGCAAGAATTATAGTAGCTACTCACAAAGATTTAGACAGAATGAAAGATGATGATACTTTTAGAAAAGATTTGTATTACAGATTGAAAGCACATCATGTTCATATTCCGCCGTTGCGCGAAAGAAAAGAAGATATTCCCATTTTAATAAGTCATTTTTTAACAACCGCATCAAATACGCTTAATAAAAAAAGGCCGGCATCGCCAAAACAGCTTTACACAATTTTAACAAATTATTCTTTCCCTGGAAATGTAAGGGAATTGGAAGGAATTATTTTTGATGCCGTGAGCCGACATTCTTCCGGAATTCTGTCCCTTGAAAGCATAAGAGATAAAACAATCGGTACAGAAGATGATATCGCGTCAAATAATGTTAAAAGCGTTAATGAAAATTTTTCAGATTCAATTATTTTCACGTCGCAGTTTCCTACATTTAGAAACGCGGAATTGCTGATGATCAAAGAAGCACTTAAACGATCGGATAATAATCAGACAATTGCGGCGCAGCTTTTGGGAATTACAAGACGCGCGCTTAATAACCGAATTCAAAGATTAAAAGAAAAGGATACCGATATTTTTGAATAG
- a CDS encoding PAS domain-containing sensor histidine kinase, whose protein sequence is MSSVKQELKEERSKRLLKFLTDYIYNVLIENGEVIETFHGPGCYAVTGYKSSDYMKDPELWYNMVHDEDKHKVLEQSQKALKGENVLPLEHRIIHRDGSTRWVKNSIVLQKDEKGNVISYDGIVNDITKLKESEEQNKIKSEQLIHADKMASLGILVSGIAHEINNPNNFIMLNINLLKKIWEDVKPILNQYYIENGDFALGGMSYKNFVEKIDKSYDSILSGSERIKKIIDNLTNYAKYPSMEYKKISINEVVDVAVSITNNFISKSTNNFTINYSKGFPLVWGSANRLEQVVINLINNACQSLTNKDQKIIINVYEEFNKVIIEVIDEGEGIGEKDLKYIFDPFYTTKREKGGTGLGLSITYNIIKNHNGEFKIESRKGKGTKVKIYFPIYLSAEGEKL, encoded by the coding sequence ATGAGCAGCGTAAAACAAGAATTAAAAGAAGAGCGAAGTAAAAGACTATTAAAGTTTTTAACCGATTACATTTATAACGTTCTGATTGAAAACGGCGAAGTAATTGAAACCTTTCATGGACCCGGATGTTATGCTGTTACCGGTTACAAATCATCAGACTATATGAAAGATCCTGAGCTATGGTATAATATGGTTCACGATGAAGATAAACATAAAGTCTTGGAGCAATCACAAAAGGCTTTAAAAGGTGAAAATGTTCTGCCTTTGGAACACAGAATAATTCATAGAGACGGATCAACACGCTGGGTTAAAAACAGCATTGTTCTTCAAAAAGATGAAAAAGGCAACGTTATTTCTTATGATGGAATTGTCAACGATATTACTAAACTAAAAGAATCGGAAGAGCAGAACAAAATAAAAAGTGAACAGCTTATACACGCTGATAAAATGGCGTCATTAGGAATTTTAGTTTCCGGAATTGCTCATGAAATTAACAATCCAAATAACTTTATAATGCTTAACATAAATTTGCTTAAAAAGATTTGGGAAGATGTTAAACCTATTCTTAACCAATATTATATTGAGAATGGAGATTTTGCATTAGGCGGAATGTCATACAAGAATTTTGTTGAAAAAATAGATAAATCTTATGATTCTATTTTATCGGGCTCCGAACGAATAAAAAAAATTATAGATAATCTTACAAATTACGCAAAATATCCTTCCATGGAATATAAAAAAATAAGCATAAATGAAGTTGTGGACGTAGCGGTAAGTATAACAAATAATTTTATTAGTAAATCAACAAACAATTTTACCATTAATTATTCCAAAGGATTTCCCTTGGTTTGGGGAAGCGCAAACAGACTTGAGCAGGTTGTAATAAATTTAATTAACAACGCATGCCAATCATTAACAAATAAAGATCAAAAAATTATTATAAATGTGTATGAGGAATTTAATAAAGTAATTATTGAAGTAATTGATGAAGGAGAAGGCATTGGTGAGAAAGATTTAAAATATATTTTTGATCCATTTTATACAACAAAAAGAGAAAAAGGCGGTACCGGACTGGGTTTATCGATTACGTATAATATTATAAAAAACCACAATGGTGAATTTAAGATTGAAAGCAGAAAAGGAAAAGGGACAAAAGTTAAAATCTATTTTCCTATTTATTTAAGCGCTGAAGGAGAAAAATTATGA
- a CDS encoding manganese catalase family protein yields the protein MHEKSIELLNKAIADELYAIHQYMYFHFHCDDQGYDLLAGLFRRTAIEEMGHVEKCADRILFLKGDVEMKPSTEVQKIKEVKDMLKHAAKMEFESARDYNIWANESSKNADSATKQIFESLVADEERHYDQYDTETENLEKFGQNYLALQSIERSKGRQSGIHAE from the coding sequence ATGCACGAAAAAAGCATTGAATTATTAAACAAAGCTATTGCCGATGAGCTTTACGCTATTCATCAATATATGTATTTTCATTTTCATTGCGATGATCAAGGTTATGATCTGTTAGCAGGATTATTTAGAAGAACAGCCATTGAAGAAATGGGACACGTTGAAAAGTGCGCCGATAGAATTTTATTCTTAAAAGGTGATGTTGAAATGAAACCATCAACCGAGGTTCAAAAAATTAAAGAAGTAAAAGATATGTTGAAACATGCTGCAAAAATGGAATTTGAAAGCGCAAGAGATTATAATATTTGGGCTAACGAAAGTTCTAAAAACGCGGATTCTGCGACAAAACAAATTTTTGAATCATTAGTCGCCGATGAAGAAAGACATTATGATCAATACGACACTGAAACTGAAAACTTGGAAAAATTCGGTCAAAATTATTTAGCTCTGCAATCAATTGAAAGAAGCAAAGGCAGACAATCTGGAATACATGCCGAATAA
- a CDS encoding glycoside hydrolase family 127 protein, which produces MNNKSFIFLSILFFSLSCSQNKIIVKNVDLPDTTSVNKFYVNNKNPLIPNSLIKLPIGSVKPNGWIKESLQRQADGLLGNLSEISAWLQKEDNAWLSENGSGEWGWEEVPYWLKGYSATAFILNNEKMLSESQIWFEAVFKSQREDGNFGPYKISEKDSTQDFWPNMIMLYCMQSYYEFTNDQRVIDLMTKYFKYQFSLPDEKFLSAIHYWQRIRGGDNLNSILWLYNHTGDEFLLDLAEKNHRVTAPWNKRGNRLEEIKNWKSKRDNIDWPSWYGDLIDWHNVNIAQCFREPAEYYLISKNKNDLNAAYDNFKIIREHFGQVPGGMYGADENARPGYDDPRQGIETCGIVEQMNSNENLLRITGDIFWADHTEDVLFNTFPAAFMPDFKSLRYITSPNMILNDDKNHSPGIQNSGPFLLMNPFSSRCCQHNHGQGLPYFIENMWMATPDNGIAAVLYSANTVTAKVGNGNEIKINCATNYPFDENLIFEISTENNVEFPLYFRIPQWCKNPSVTLNDQKLQEIPKAGKFLLINKVWKNGDKVILTLPKNLSIRTWEKNHNSISVDYGPLTFSLKIAENYIQNISDKTATSDSKWQKTAEVEKWPTYEIHPNSAWNYGLILDSTNIEKSFTIENRNWPSDNFPFTIDSSPIIIKAKGKRIPAWKIDEYGLAGELQNSPVKSSEAIEDIKLIPMGAARLRISSFPVIGNDSTANVWK; this is translated from the coding sequence ATGAATAACAAATCATTCATTTTTTTATCTATTTTATTTTTTTCATTAAGCTGTTCACAAAACAAAATTATTGTTAAGAATGTTGATTTACCTGATACAACTTCTGTAAACAAATTTTACGTTAATAATAAAAATCCGTTAATTCCAAATTCTCTGATTAAACTGCCAATTGGTTCGGTTAAACCAAACGGCTGGATCAAAGAAAGTCTTCAGCGGCAAGCAGATGGATTATTAGGCAACCTCAGCGAGATTAGTGCATGGCTTCAAAAAGAAGATAACGCATGGCTTTCAGAAAACGGCAGTGGCGAATGGGGCTGGGAAGAAGTTCCATATTGGCTTAAAGGTTATTCGGCAACAGCATTTATTTTAAATAACGAAAAGATGCTAAGTGAATCACAAATTTGGTTTGAAGCTGTATTTAAAAGTCAAAGAGAGGATGGTAATTTCGGTCCGTATAAAATTTCGGAAAAAGACAGCACGCAAGACTTTTGGCCTAATATGATAATGCTTTACTGCATGCAGTCATATTATGAATTTACCAATGACCAACGTGTAATTGACTTAATGACAAAATATTTCAAATACCAATTTAGTTTACCAGACGAAAAATTTCTTTCGGCAATTCACTATTGGCAGAGAATTAGAGGAGGAGATAATTTAAACAGTATTTTATGGCTTTATAATCATACGGGTGATGAATTTCTTTTAGATCTTGCGGAAAAAAATCATAGAGTTACCGCACCTTGGAACAAACGAGGCAATAGATTGGAAGAAATAAAAAATTGGAAAAGTAAAAGAGACAATATCGATTGGCCAAGCTGGTATGGCGATTTGATTGACTGGCATAATGTAAATATCGCACAATGCTTTAGAGAACCCGCGGAATATTATCTTATCAGTAAGAACAAAAATGATCTTAACGCGGCTTATGATAATTTTAAAATCATTAGAGAACATTTTGGACAAGTACCCGGCGGAATGTACGGCGCCGATGAAAATGCGCGACCAGGTTATGATGACCCGCGTCAAGGAATTGAAACTTGCGGAATTGTTGAACAAATGAATTCAAACGAAAATTTACTCAGAATTACGGGTGATATTTTTTGGGCTGATCATACTGAAGACGTTTTGTTTAATACTTTTCCCGCTGCATTTATGCCCGATTTTAAATCATTAAGATATATAACTAGTCCGAATATGATTTTGAATGATGATAAAAATCATTCTCCCGGAATTCAAAACAGCGGACCATTCTTACTTATGAATCCGTTCAGTTCAAGATGCTGTCAGCATAATCACGGACAAGGATTGCCGTACTTTATTGAAAATATGTGGATGGCAACGCCTGATAATGGAATTGCCGCGGTGCTTTATTCGGCTAATACGGTTACGGCAAAAGTTGGAAACGGAAATGAAATAAAAATAAATTGTGCAACAAATTATCCTTTCGACGAGAATTTAATTTTTGAAATTTCTACTGAAAATAACGTTGAGTTCCCCCTTTATTTTAGAATACCTCAATGGTGCAAAAATCCATCAGTGACTTTAAATGACCAAAAATTACAAGAGATCCCAAAAGCCGGAAAATTTTTACTAATAAATAAAGTTTGGAAAAACGGCGATAAGGTAATTTTAACATTACCAAAAAATTTATCAATCAGAACATGGGAGAAAAATCATAACAGCATTAGTGTTGATTACGGTCCGTTAACCTTCTCGTTAAAAATCGCAGAAAACTATATCCAAAATATTAGCGATAAAACCGCAACATCAGATTCCAAATGGCAGAAAACCGCCGAAGTGGAAAAATGGCCTACTTATGAAATTCATCCGAATTCAGCTTGGAACTATGGATTAATTTTAGATTCAACGAATATTGAAAAATCATTTACTATCGAAAATAGAAATTGGCCTTCCGATAATTTTCCTTTTACAATTGATTCATCTCCAATAATAATCAAAGCTAAAGGAAAAAGAATCCCAGCATGGAAAATAGACGAATACGGTTTAGCGGGTGAATTGCAGAATAGTCCGGTTAAGTCAAGCGAAGCAATTGAAGATATAAAACTTATCCCAATGGGAGCGGCGCGTTTAAGGATAAGCTCGTTTCCGGTAATAGGAAATGATTCAACTGCAAATGTTTGGAAATGA
- a CDS encoding helix-turn-helix domain-containing protein, with translation MKALSFKIPKSDEQSIRVQIDKQPYFYDNFHYHPEIQISYILEGSGTRIIGNSIGKFNKDEIYIIGSSIPHIFKSDKIYYSRKRSLISYSISIYFSEVSFGEKFFKLPETKRLTDFLINSKKIICIKPKDSDQIKSEFQKISESEGLEKFLLFLKILERLSKDRSAKLLSKTFYELRNTEKNGKRINDVYDFVINNYNRNLTLSEASKIANLSVTAFCRFFKERTRKSFTEFVNEVRVGEACKLLNNQDYSISQICYEVGFNNVSNFNRKFKEITSLTPKNYRQAFYENKNE, from the coding sequence ATGAAAGCGCTATCATTTAAAATTCCAAAGTCCGATGAACAATCAATTCGAGTTCAAATTGATAAACAGCCATATTTTTATGACAATTTCCATTATCATCCCGAAATACAAATTTCTTATATTCTTGAAGGAAGCGGAACAAGGATAATTGGCAACAGTATAGGGAAATTCAACAAAGATGAAATTTATATTATCGGATCAAGCATTCCGCATATTTTTAAATCCGATAAAATTTATTACTCCAGGAAGCGTTCACTTATTTCCTATTCAATTTCAATTTACTTTTCTGAAGTTTCTTTTGGTGAAAAATTTTTCAAATTACCGGAGACAAAAAGATTAACCGATTTTTTGATAAACTCAAAAAAAATTATTTGTATTAAGCCAAAGGATAGCGATCAGATCAAATCGGAATTTCAAAAAATTTCAGAATCGGAAGGATTGGAAAAGTTTCTACTTTTCCTTAAAATATTGGAGCGGTTATCAAAAGACAGATCGGCTAAATTATTAAGCAAAACCTTTTATGAATTGAGAAATACTGAAAAGAACGGAAAGCGCATAAATGATGTTTATGATTTTGTAATTAATAATTACAACAGAAATTTAACTTTAAGCGAAGCATCAAAAATTGCAAATCTTTCCGTTACCGCATTCTGCAGATTTTTTAAGGAAAGAACAAGAAAATCGTTTACGGAATTTGTTAATGAGGTGAGAGTCGGTGAAGCATGTAAACTATTGAACAATCAAGATTATTCAATATCTCAAATATGTTATGAAGTTGGCTTTAATAATGTTTCAAATTTTAACAGAAAGTTTAAAGAGATAACCAGTTTAACTCCCAAAAATTATCGTCAGGCATTTTATGAAAATAAAAACGAATAA
- a CDS encoding dihydrodipicolinate synthase family protein, with the protein MQVNWNGVYPAITTKFTKDDSLDLELFSKNLEFQIEAGIDGIVLAGSLGEASTLTNDEKFELVKETLKITKDKIPVILNIAEQSTKEAIRIVKEAENKGVHGFMLLPPMRYTADSFETVEYFKSIAGSTSLPIMIYNNPIDYKIPVTLEMFEQLEEFENINAVKESTRDVTNVTRMINKFGKRFKILCGVDTIALECLALGADGWVAGLVCAFPKETVAIYRLVKSGRINEAVEIARWFLPLLELDINTKLVQNIKLAETYTGIGSEFVRAPRLPLNGTEREKVRNIIENALKDKPVLPDYLSIKIEN; encoded by the coding sequence ATGCAAGTTAATTGGAATGGAGTTTATCCTGCAATAACGACTAAATTTACAAAAGATGATTCATTGGATTTGGAATTATTTTCCAAAAATTTAGAATTTCAAATTGAAGCCGGAATAGACGGAATTGTTTTGGCGGGAAGCTTGGGAGAAGCATCTACTTTAACAAATGATGAAAAATTTGAACTCGTTAAAGAGACATTAAAAATTACCAAAGATAAAATTCCGGTGATCTTAAATATCGCCGAACAATCAACTAAAGAAGCGATTCGAATAGTAAAAGAAGCCGAAAATAAAGGCGTACACGGATTTATGCTTCTTCCTCCAATGCGTTATACCGCTGACAGTTTTGAAACTGTTGAATATTTTAAATCAATCGCGGGATCAACTTCGCTCCCAATTATGATCTATAATAATCCCATAGATTATAAAATTCCGGTTACTTTAGAAATGTTTGAACAGCTTGAAGAATTTGAAAATATAAATGCCGTAAAAGAATCAACAAGAGATGTAACCAATGTTACGCGAATGATAAATAAATTTGGGAAAAGATTTAAAATATTATGCGGTGTTGATACTATTGCATTGGAATGTCTTGCGCTGGGTGCCGACGGCTGGGTTGCCGGATTGGTTTGTGCTTTTCCCAAGGAAACTGTTGCCATTTACAGATTAGTGAAATCCGGAAGAATTAATGAAGCCGTAGAAATCGCGAGGTGGTTTTTACCTTTACTTGAATTGGATATAAATACAAAATTAGTGCAAAATATTAAATTGGCTGAAACCTATACCGGAATTGGCTCTGAATTTGTAAGAGCACCAAGACTGCCGCTTAATGGAACCGAAAGGGAAAAAGTAAGAAACATTATAGAAAACGCTTTGAAAGATAAACCGGTACTGCCGGATTATTTGAGTATAAAAATAGAGAATTAA
- a CDS encoding aldehyde dehydrogenase (NADP(+)), whose translation MITGKNYIGNKLSNLGGKTFNAYNPNNFEMLKEVFYCATEEELNSAVELAKYAFHKYKKIPGAKKAEFLESIADEILNLGDELIKRASLETALPEARIIGERGRTVSQLKMFAQLLKDGSWVEAAIDTALPDRQPLPKSDIRKMREAIGPVAVFGASNFPLAFSTAGGDTASALAAGCSVIVKSHPSHPGTSELVASAVIKAAEKNEIPNGVFSLINDSDFEIGTKLVNHKEIKAVAFTGSFNGGKSLFDIANKREEPIPVFAEMGSTNPVFVLPNKLNTDLENVAANLAASITLGAGQFCTNPGLVIILENPNLKLFIEELAKKINESPANKMLNKGIAQNYNSKRKKMLEEKGIMIEANSSNDSKLGNPTLISTGADNFINNPNLHEEVFGPFSLIVICKNMDEMKAAAKKLTGQLTSTFIAEKNELLENIHLVEIIKDKVGRIIFNGVPTGVEVCSSMQHGGPFPATTDARFTSVGTDAIKRFTRPVCYQDFPNELLPDELKNENPLNIWRLINNNFSQSKI comes from the coding sequence ATGATAACAGGTAAAAATTATATTGGAAATAAATTATCAAATTTAGGCGGTAAAACTTTTAACGCGTATAATCCAAATAATTTTGAAATGCTTAAAGAAGTTTTTTATTGCGCAACTGAAGAAGAATTAAATTCCGCGGTTGAGCTTGCTAAATACGCATTTCATAAGTACAAAAAAATTCCCGGAGCAAAAAAGGCGGAATTTTTGGAAAGTATTGCTGATGAAATTTTAAATCTAGGTGATGAATTAATTAAAAGAGCATCTTTGGAAACAGCCTTGCCCGAAGCCAGAATAATAGGTGAACGAGGAAGAACTGTAAGTCAGCTTAAAATGTTTGCTCAGCTGCTTAAAGATGGTTCTTGGGTTGAGGCTGCAATAGATACGGCCTTGCCGGATCGTCAGCCATTGCCAAAATCCGATATTAGAAAAATGCGAGAAGCAATTGGACCTGTTGCAGTTTTCGGCGCGAGCAACTTTCCATTGGCATTTTCTACTGCCGGTGGCGACACAGCATCCGCGTTGGCTGCAGGTTGTTCCGTAATTGTTAAGTCGCATCCTTCGCATCCCGGAACAAGTGAGCTTGTAGCGTCCGCAGTTATTAAAGCGGCAGAAAAAAATGAAATCCCAAATGGAGTTTTTTCTTTAATTAATGATTCGGATTTTGAGATTGGGACAAAATTAGTAAATCACAAGGAAATTAAAGCTGTTGCTTTTACAGGATCATTTAACGGAGGTAAATCATTATTTGATATTGCCAATAAACGCGAGGAGCCAATTCCTGTTTTTGCCGAAATGGGAAGCACAAATCCGGTTTTTGTATTACCGAATAAACTAAATACCGATCTAGAAAATGTTGCCGCAAATCTTGCCGCTTCAATAACATTGGGTGCCGGTCAATTTTGTACAAACCCGGGTTTAGTAATTATTCTTGAAAATCCAAACTTAAAATTATTTATTGAAGAATTAGCCAAGAAAATAAATGAAAGTCCCGCAAATAAAATGCTGAATAAGGGAATTGCCCAAAATTACAATTCCAAAAGAAAAAAAATGCTTGAAGAAAAAGGTATAATGATTGAAGCTAATTCCTCAAATGATTCTAAACTTGGAAACCCGACTTTAATTTCAACCGGCGCTGATAATTTTATAAATAATCCAAATTTGCATGAAGAAGTTTTTGGTCCATTTTCTTTAATTGTAATATGTAAAAATATGGATGAAATGAAAGCGGCGGCAAAAAAATTAACCGGTCAGTTAACTTCAACATTCATTGCCGAAAAAAATGAACTTTTGGAAAATATTCATTTGGTTGAAATTATAAAAGATAAAGTAGGACGAATTATTTTCAATGGCGTTCCGACCGGCGTTGAAGTGTGTTCTTCAATGCAGCACGGCGGACCATTTCCGGCAACAACCGATGCCAGATTTACCTCAGTTGGAACCGACGCGATAAAAAGATTTACTCGCCCGGTTTGTTATCAAGATTTTCCAAATGAGTTATTGCCGGATGAGTTGAAAAATGAAAACCCTTTAAATATTTGGCGATTGATAAATAATAATTTTTCACAAAGTAAAATTTAA